The Muricauda sp. SCSIO 65647 genome includes a region encoding these proteins:
- a CDS encoding helix-turn-helix transcriptional regulator produces the protein MQVTSNENVASGSFREVLIEDGFYVLKIQNDSDEPRRVEREIDSTYIQFHFCLKGNARFNFNQGAYGLEVSEENSLLLYNTQKDLPLNLLLAPKSWLLSVVMTIRKFHSLFSSEAGYIPFLSADNREKKYYSQEPVNPAIAVILSQIMNYSLHPSIKQLYIRGKVYELLSLYFNRVEDADLEQCPFLADEENVRRIRQAKEIMITRMAEPPTLAELSKEIGLSLKKLKEGFKQIYGDSVYGFLFDYKMEYARKMLETGRYNVNEVGLRVGYSTASHFIASFKKKYGTTPKKYLSSTT, from the coding sequence ATGCAAGTCACATCTAATGAAAATGTCGCTAGCGGTTCGTTTCGGGAAGTTTTGATCGAAGACGGATTCTATGTGCTTAAGATACAGAATGATAGCGATGAACCGAGGCGGGTAGAGCGTGAGATCGATAGCACCTATATTCAGTTCCATTTCTGTTTGAAAGGCAACGCAAGATTCAATTTCAATCAAGGGGCGTACGGATTGGAAGTCTCTGAAGAAAACTCGCTCTTGCTGTACAACACACAAAAAGATTTGCCCTTGAACCTATTGTTGGCACCGAAGTCGTGGTTGTTGTCGGTGGTGATGACCATTCGAAAATTTCATTCGCTATTTTCCTCAGAGGCCGGTTACATTCCGTTTTTGAGCGCTGACAATCGCGAAAAAAAATACTATTCACAAGAGCCGGTAAACCCGGCCATTGCGGTGATATTAAGCCAAATTATGAACTACAGCCTGCATCCTTCCATCAAACAGTTGTACATCAGGGGCAAGGTCTATGAACTGCTCTCACTCTATTTCAACCGTGTTGAGGATGCCGATTTGGAACAATGCCCATTTTTGGCCGACGAAGAGAATGTGCGGCGCATCAGACAGGCGAAGGAAATCATGATCACACGTATGGCCGAACCCCCCACCTTGGCCGAACTCTCAAAAGAAATTGGGTTGAGCCTGAAAAAGTTGAAAGAGGGTTTCAAACAGATTTATGGCGATTCTGTTTACGGATTTCTGTTCGACTATAAAATGGAGTATGCACGCAAAATGTTAGAAACCGGACGGTATAATGTGAATGAAGTGGGGCTTAGGGTTGGCTATAGCACGGCAAGTCATTTCATCGCCTCGTTCAAGAAAAAGTATGGTACGACGCCCAAAAAATATTTATCTTCAACAACCTAA
- the hemE gene encoding uroporphyrinogen decarboxylase yields MIKNDLFLKALKGETVDRPPVWMMRQAGRYLPEFMEIREQYDFFTRCQTPELASEITVQPIRRFNMDAAILFSDILVIPQAMEIEVQMKPNFGPYLPDPIRKAEDVTRVVVPDINDTLGYVMEAIKMTKEKLNDEIPLIGFAGSPWTILCYCVQGQGSKSFDLAKGFCFTQPEAAHELLQKITDTTIAYLKEKVKAGCDAVQIFDSWGGMLSPIDYQEFSWQYIQQIVDALKGHAPVIVFGKGCWFALNKMAQSGAAALGVDWTCSAQNARYLTGGQITLQGNFDPARLLSPPKDIKKMVRQMIDEFGKDRYIVNLGHGILPNIPLENAKAFVEAVKEYSQ; encoded by the coding sequence ATGATTAAAAATGACCTTTTTTTAAAAGCCTTAAAAGGGGAGACCGTCGATAGGCCCCCCGTTTGGATGATGCGACAGGCGGGGCGTTATCTGCCCGAGTTTATGGAAATACGTGAGCAATACGATTTCTTCACCCGTTGCCAAACCCCCGAACTGGCTTCTGAGATCACCGTACAGCCGATTCGTCGCTTCAACATGGATGCCGCGATTCTCTTTAGCGATATCTTGGTGATTCCGCAGGCAATGGAGATCGAAGTGCAGATGAAGCCCAATTTCGGCCCCTATTTGCCAGACCCCATAAGAAAGGCCGAAGATGTAACCCGAGTTGTTGTGCCCGATATCAACGATACACTGGGCTATGTGATGGAGGCCATCAAAATGACAAAGGAAAAACTGAACGATGAGATTCCACTGATCGGTTTTGCAGGCTCTCCATGGACGATTCTCTGCTACTGTGTGCAAGGACAGGGCAGCAAAAGTTTTGATCTGGCCAAGGGCTTCTGCTTTACCCAGCCCGAAGCAGCGCATGAATTGTTGCAAAAAATAACGGATACCACAATTGCCTATCTCAAAGAGAAGGTCAAAGCCGGTTGTGATGCCGTACAAATTTTCGATTCATGGGGCGGTATGCTCTCACCGATCGATTACCAAGAATTTTCATGGCAGTACATTCAGCAGATCGTCGATGCCCTAAAAGGGCACGCACCCGTTATCGTTTTCGGTAAAGGCTGCTGGTTTGCACTGAACAAAATGGCACAATCGGGCGCTGCCGCCTTAGGTGTCGATTGGACCTGTTCTGCCCAAAATGCGCGGTACCTCACCGGTGGCCAAATAACATTACAGGGCAATTTTGATCCAGCCCGACTACTGTCACCTCCCAAAGACATCAAGAAAATGGTACGCCAAATGATTGATGAATTTGGCAAAGACCGTTACATTGTAAACCTCGGACACGGAATTTTACCCAACATTCCACTTGAAAATGCAAAGGCGTTTGTCGAGGCAGTAAAGGAATACAGTCAATGA
- a CDS encoding uroporphyrinogen-III synthase, translating to MRTVLSTKILALAQKERLLNAGLGFVEYNAINIAFSDFEIDDGYDNYIFTSQNAVKSYTKKENSERNGEINAFSVGKKTADLLKQHGFSVVETTDNATALAQIISKDYSDCRFLFLSGNKRRDELPELLKKNNVRYKEVVVYETYLVPKRFDRTFDGVLFFSPSGIQSFTKQNKLGESIAFCIGETTANEAKKHTENIITATRPTVENVLVKAIKYFNGK from the coding sequence ATGCGAACGGTGCTCTCAACTAAAATCTTGGCCCTTGCACAAAAAGAACGACTGCTAAATGCCGGTTTGGGATTTGTCGAATACAATGCCATTAACATTGCCTTTTCTGATTTTGAAATCGATGATGGCTACGACAATTATATTTTCACCAGCCAAAATGCCGTAAAATCGTATACGAAAAAAGAAAATTCTGAAAGAAATGGTGAAATCAACGCTTTTTCAGTAGGAAAAAAGACAGCAGACCTGCTGAAGCAACACGGATTTTCAGTAGTTGAGACGACCGATAACGCCACAGCCCTGGCCCAAATCATATCAAAAGACTATAGCGATTGCCGCTTTTTGTTCTTATCGGGAAACAAAAGAAGAGATGAGCTGCCCGAACTTCTTAAAAAAAATAACGTTCGGTATAAAGAAGTGGTGGTCTATGAGACATACTTGGTGCCAAAGCGCTTTGACCGAACTTTTGACGGTGTGCTGTTTTTTAGTCCGAGCGGAATACAGAGTTTTACGAAACAAAATAAATTGGGCGAGAGCATTGCTTTTTGCATTGGCGAAACCACGGCGAACGAAGCAAAAAAACATACTGAAAACATCATAACGGCAACAAGGCCAACGGTAGAGAATGTATTGGTAAAAGCCATAAAATATTTCAATGGAAAATGA
- the hemA gene encoding glutamyl-tRNA reductase, whose product MKHYHISRHSSFYTIGLSYKKADATTRGQFSLDIPAIDRLLLAAKGEGIDGLMVISTCNRTELHGFAQHPFQLIKLLCEHTQGTVEAFQEVAYVYKNHEAITHLFRVGTGLDSQILGDFEIISQIKQSFYRSKKHEMANPFLERLCNSVIQASKRIKNETEISSGATSVAFASVQYILNHVPDVPNKEILLFGTGKIGRNTCENLIKHTDNKHITLINRTRQKAEEVAGKFHLVVKEYGDLQTEIRKTDVLVVATGAQLPTVSKELIYTDRPLLILDLSVPKNVSDDVKELPNVSLVHLDELSQVTTKALERRKQYIPKAEAIIDEVQNDFTKWLETRKFAPIIKALKKKLKTMKEEELSFHSKKLEDFNTEQAEIVSERIIQKITKQFANHLKKKEVDTEDSLQLIQEVFQLQINADE is encoded by the coding sequence ATGAAGCATTATCACATTTCAAGACATAGTTCATTCTACACGATTGGCCTGAGCTATAAAAAGGCTGATGCCACTACAAGGGGCCAGTTCAGTCTCGATATACCTGCTATCGACCGCCTTTTACTGGCCGCTAAAGGCGAGGGCATCGATGGTCTTATGGTTATTTCAACTTGCAATCGCACAGAATTGCATGGTTTTGCGCAACACCCCTTTCAATTGATAAAGTTGCTTTGCGAACACACCCAGGGTACTGTTGAAGCTTTCCAAGAAGTGGCCTATGTCTATAAAAACCACGAAGCGATTACCCATCTTTTTCGTGTGGGCACAGGATTGGACAGTCAAATTTTGGGCGATTTTGAAATCATCAGCCAGATCAAGCAAAGCTTTTATCGCTCAAAAAAGCACGAAATGGCCAATCCGTTTTTAGAGCGTCTCTGCAATTCGGTGATACAGGCCAGTAAACGCATTAAAAACGAAACCGAGATTTCGTCGGGCGCTACCTCAGTGGCCTTCGCGTCTGTACAATACATTTTGAACCATGTGCCCGATGTACCAAACAAAGAAATATTATTGTTCGGTACGGGCAAAATTGGGCGCAACACTTGTGAAAACCTCATTAAGCATACCGATAACAAACACATTACCCTTATCAACCGCACGCGGCAAAAGGCAGAGGAAGTGGCGGGCAAATTTCATCTTGTGGTCAAGGAGTATGGCGATCTGCAGACCGAGATCAGAAAGACCGATGTACTTGTGGTGGCCACGGGCGCACAACTGCCCACAGTTTCAAAAGAATTAATCTATACCGATAGGCCGCTCTTGATCTTGGATCTGTCCGTTCCAAAAAATGTGTCAGATGATGTAAAAGAATTGCCGAACGTTTCATTGGTGCACCTTGACGAACTTTCGCAAGTCACCACCAAGGCGTTGGAACGCAGAAAGCAGTACATTCCCAAAGCGGAAGCGATCATTGATGAGGTACAGAACGACTTTACGAAATGGCTCGAGACCCGAAAATTTGCCCCTATAATCAAAGCCCTGAAAAAGAAGTTGAAGACCATGAAGGAAGAAGAGCTTAGCTTTCATTCCAAAAAACTGGAAGACTTCAACACCGAACAGGCAGAGATCGTCTCAGAGCGAATCATACAGAAGATCACCAAACAATTTGCCAACCATTTGAAAAAGAAGGAAGTCGATACCGAAGATAGTCTGCAATTGATACAAGAGGTTTTTCAGCTTCAAATCAATGCTGATGAGTAG
- a CDS encoding DUF6973 domain-containing protein, with amino-acid sequence MSPWQTIRRIGSKNLWRVTVLVIKNPLFVWPTISATRETIDLSYYHYQRKHHENGPANAFRHALWNYLIAKKCAKWSKNKGKVLRWTKNITDWHELAFPNRELAKKMDLHNNEVGRNLFLEYAESSIDHLVEKLQKMTEDSVYVEKAEELKSLKKQLVHIIR; translated from the coding sequence ATGAGCCCATGGCAGACCATTAGAAGAATCGGTTCAAAAAACCTGTGGAGAGTGACCGTACTTGTTATAAAAAACCCATTGTTCGTTTGGCCGACCATCAGTGCCACAAGAGAAACCATTGATCTTTCCTATTATCATTACCAAAGAAAACATCACGAAAACGGACCTGCAAATGCTTTTCGGCATGCCCTTTGGAATTACCTGATCGCCAAGAAATGTGCCAAATGGTCTAAAAATAAGGGCAAAGTGCTGCGCTGGACCAAGAACATCACCGATTGGCATGAGCTTGCATTTCCCAATCGGGAACTGGCCAAAAAAATGGACCTGCACAACAACGAAGTAGGTCGAAACCTCTTTCTCGAGTATGCTGAAAGCAGCATTGACCATTTGGTCGAAAAATTGCAAAAAATGACCGAAGATTCGGTCTATGTTGAAAAGGCAGAAGAGTTGAAATCCCTTAAAAAACAATTAGTCCATATCATAAGATGA
- the hemC gene encoding hydroxymethylbilane synthase has product MSSPLRIGTRDSELALWQANTVKNGLEALGHVAQLVPVKSLGDLVLDKPLYELGVTGIFTKTLDIALLKGEIDLAVHSMKDVPTQLPQGIVQVAVLKRADAADVLVHRGLNFLNEEGIVATGSLRRRAQWLHRYPLHEMVDLRGNVNTRLQKLEDSKWNAAIFAMAGLQRIGLLPENTTKLNWMLPAPAQGAMVVVALEKDEETIDKVAALNHTETELCTQIERAFLRTLEGGCSAPIGALAKIKDQKVYFKGGLFSLDGKRTVTVEKEVAISAAKALGELSAKEVLDTGGKEIMEDIRNANGALN; this is encoded by the coding sequence ATGAGTAGTCCGCTTCGTATTGGCACCCGTGACAGCGAATTGGCGCTTTGGCAGGCCAACACCGTCAAAAATGGTTTGGAGGCACTGGGGCACGTCGCCCAGTTGGTCCCTGTAAAATCATTGGGTGATCTGGTACTCGACAAACCGCTCTACGAGCTCGGTGTTACCGGTATTTTCACAAAAACACTTGATATCGCCTTGCTAAAAGGAGAAATAGACCTAGCGGTGCATTCGATGAAAGATGTGCCCACCCAGTTACCCCAAGGTATTGTACAGGTAGCTGTTCTAAAACGCGCAGATGCGGCCGATGTACTCGTGCACAGGGGATTAAATTTTCTGAATGAAGAGGGTATTGTCGCCACGGGAAGCCTTAGACGAAGAGCCCAGTGGTTGCACCGATATCCCCTACATGAAATGGTCGATTTGAGGGGCAATGTGAATACCCGTTTGCAAAAATTGGAAGACAGCAAGTGGAACGCTGCCATATTTGCCATGGCAGGGCTGCAACGAATCGGCCTTTTGCCCGAAAACACCACCAAATTGAACTGGATGTTGCCCGCACCCGCACAAGGGGCCATGGTAGTGGTCGCTTTGGAAAAAGATGAGGAAACCATCGACAAAGTTGCTGCGCTCAACCATACAGAAACCGAACTTTGTACCCAAATCGAAAGGGCTTTTCTGCGAACCTTGGAGGGTGGCTGTTCGGCCCCCATAGGAGCCTTGGCCAAAATAAAAGACCAAAAGGTTTATTTTAAGGGAGGTCTTTTTTCCTTAGATGGAAAAAGAACGGTAACCGTTGAAAAAGAGGTAGCCATTTCAGCAGCCAAGGCGTTGGGCGAACTGAGCGCCAAAGAAGTTTTGGATACAGGTGGCAAGGAAATAATGGAAGACATTCGAAATGCGAACGGTGCTCTCAACTAA
- a CDS encoding MGH1-like glycoside hydrolase domain-containing protein translates to MKRRDFAHAMGLGALGTATVLTACKGKTETNSTLPVSCDFEVTPELGERMYAKALEITKKKVRGGDGEPFFKKPFVDAAFSDNIFLWDSCFIVCFAKYHLDELPVYQALDNFYERMDDDGYICREYRKNGEPLWSKEHPVSINPPLLALAETEIYGVKKDKERLRYAYPILKKNFEFLIDRYQGDDKLFWGDTLGMGMDNIPRSPRGWTTDEGNGMTHHELGEKLGKMGGSTAEERLNMFIADYVETLQGVWNDEGRLVDFTAQMAMVSRQLKFIAQEIGEDGDIAFYDTFHSEVKGALNELCWNDEDAFYYDLGYGKQVKRKHIGMYWTLLGELIPEEKMDTFLAHLTDPDAFYRKIPLPALSADDPDYVGWGDYWLGGVWAPTSYMVLKGLTANNRHELAKDLAQKTYAAVAEVFKATDTFWENYAPDLISYGMPAKKDFCGWTGLIPIAVYHEYLKEA, encoded by the coding sequence ATGAAAAGAAGAGATTTTGCCCATGCCATGGGCCTGGGTGCTTTGGGCACGGCTACCGTTCTAACAGCCTGTAAAGGTAAGACCGAGACCAATTCGACCTTGCCCGTATCGTGCGACTTTGAGGTCACGCCAGAACTGGGTGAACGAATGTATGCCAAAGCGCTCGAAATCACCAAGAAGAAAGTTCGTGGTGGCGACGGTGAACCGTTCTTCAAGAAACCCTTCGTCGATGCGGCCTTTTCCGATAATATTTTTCTATGGGATTCGTGCTTCATCGTTTGTTTTGCAAAATATCATCTCGATGAACTGCCCGTCTATCAAGCCCTGGACAATTTTTATGAACGGATGGATGATGATGGATATATCTGCCGTGAATACCGGAAAAATGGAGAACCGCTCTGGTCGAAAGAACATCCGGTATCCATCAATCCGCCCCTGTTGGCATTGGCAGAGACCGAGATTTATGGAGTGAAAAAAGATAAGGAACGGCTACGGTATGCCTATCCGATATTAAAAAAGAACTTTGAATTTCTCATCGATCGCTATCAGGGTGATGACAAGCTGTTCTGGGGCGATACCCTGGGCATGGGCATGGACAATATTCCCCGTTCCCCGCGAGGGTGGACCACCGATGAGGGCAATGGAATGACCCACCACGAACTGGGTGAAAAGCTGGGTAAAATGGGGGGCTCGACAGCCGAAGAGCGATTGAACATGTTCATCGCCGACTATGTCGAGACCTTGCAAGGGGTGTGGAACGACGAGGGCCGATTGGTCGATTTTACCGCCCAGATGGCCATGGTCTCAAGGCAGTTGAAATTCATTGCGCAAGAAATCGGCGAAGATGGGGATATTGCTTTTTACGACACATTCCACTCTGAGGTAAAAGGGGCCTTGAACGAGTTGTGCTGGAACGATGAAGATGCCTTTTATTATGATTTGGGCTATGGCAAACAAGTAAAGCGTAAGCATATCGGTATGTACTGGACGCTGCTGGGCGAATTGATTCCAGAAGAAAAAATGGATACTTTTTTGGCGCACCTGACCGATCCCGACGCGTTTTATCGAAAGATACCGCTACCGGCACTTTCAGCAGATGACCCTGATTATGTGGGTTGGGGCGATTATTGGTTGGGCGGTGTTTGGGCACCGACTTCCTATATGGTGCTCAAAGGATTGACAGCCAATAACAGGCACGAACTTGCCAAAGACCTGGCCCAAAAGACCTATGCGGCCGTGGCCGAGGTCTTTAAGGCCACCGATACGTTTTGGGAGAACTATGCGCCCGATTTGATTTCATATGGCATGCCCGCAAAAAAAGATTTCTGTGGATGGACGGGCCTTATACCCATTGCGGTTTACCACGAGTACCTCAAAGAGGCCTAG
- a CDS encoding ThuA domain-containing protein: MMKTLFLSVFSLFLVPLVASGQDGPAERPKKPDLVLVFTKTDGFRHQSIEKGVMTLRKLGRSNNFIALRTESGEDFSAENLKNYQLVVFLNTTMNVLNDAQQKAFENYIKGGGSFLGIHAAADTEYDWPWYGKLVGGYFDGHPNNPNVRKATIEVLDKTHSSTAHLPDKWVRSDEWYNFKELNPEVTVVMNLDENSYKGGTNGDHHPIAWYHEFDGGRAYYTGGGHTDESFDEPDFKKHLMGAIEWCLKR; the protein is encoded by the coding sequence ATGATGAAAACACTTTTTTTATCCGTTTTTTCACTTTTTCTCGTTCCCCTTGTTGCATCCGGACAAGATGGGCCGGCCGAGCGGCCCAAGAAACCAGATCTGGTACTGGTCTTTACCAAGACCGATGGATTTAGGCATCAGAGTATAGAAAAGGGGGTCATGACCCTTCGTAAACTTGGGCGCAGCAACAACTTCATTGCCCTACGGACCGAATCTGGTGAGGATTTCAGTGCTGAAAACCTGAAAAATTACCAGTTGGTGGTTTTTTTGAATACAACGATGAACGTGTTGAACGATGCCCAGCAAAAAGCGTTTGAAAACTACATTAAGGGCGGGGGAAGCTTCTTGGGCATACACGCAGCGGCTGACACCGAATACGATTGGCCTTGGTACGGTAAATTGGTCGGGGGGTACTTCGATGGGCATCCGAACAATCCCAATGTACGAAAAGCGACCATTGAGGTGCTCGATAAAACACATTCGTCAACAGCACACTTGCCAGATAAATGGGTGCGCAGTGATGAATGGTACAACTTTAAAGAATTGAATCCCGAAGTAACCGTGGTCATGAATTTAGATGAGAATAGTTACAAAGGGGGCACCAATGGCGACCACCATCCTATTGCGTGGTACCATGAATTTGATGGGGGCAGGGCCTATTATACGGGGGGCGGCCATACCGATGAATCATTCGATGAACCAGATTTCAAAAAACATTTGATGGGTGCCATCGAATGGTGTCTAAAGCGATAA